The proteins below come from a single Mangifera indica cultivar Alphonso chromosome 16, CATAS_Mindica_2.1, whole genome shotgun sequence genomic window:
- the LOC123198991 gene encoding disease resistance protein RUN1-like — MASSSSSSSITPKIEYEVFLSFCGVDTRKKITSHLYEAFCQKKIKTFIDDNLIRGEEISQSLLKAIEHSKISVIIFSKGYPASRWCLKELEEIVKCKNKYDQIIIPVFYEVDPSNVRNQTGDFGIAFGELEKRFMDDLEMLQRWRTALRDAANLSGFDSKNYRTVKRNRTALKLFHISLYRYLSSHSVSFLSFLLFRNEASLVNNIVDEILRRLDYDSSIIHTKNLVGLDSSIEEIENLLCMKGVCKVGIWGIGGIGKTTLATAIFNKIFGQFEASYFIENIREELEKNGGLNEMRQKLSHALFGDIHPNIGFIFPRERLSRKKVLIVFDDVTTNLKQIDFLMEVFDYLNSESRIILTTRDKQVLANCGVHHIHEMKGLAFDKAFQLFTQYAFRENNPTEDYIGLSTSIVACVEGLPLALKVLGSFLFKRTKREWESAIKNLKSINTYGDIQKVLRVSYEGLHDKEKDIFLDIACFFKGYKRDLIEAILNTRDLDSHIYINVLIERSLIITSFDTITMHDLLEEMGRAIVQQESIDDPDKRSRLWDYEDIFSVLKYNTLINIYSLDYQGTRAIRSIRLNTSKVAEFHLNHKAFNNMQNLRFLEFYGSEPEKNVFESDSSALCHNIRLLKKHRSKDEKKVHGFEVLKFSFSELKYFCWDKYPAKSLPPNFNPKNLVALYMRYSKVKKLWTGNQKLVNLKHIDLSHSKCLCKMPDFSLIPNLESLILEDCTNLLESFSSIHNLHKLVILNLRGCKGFDNLPISVYWKSLQEVNLSNCSNLKTVPYLPCTVEVLYLGGTSIKELLSIEHLHRLVKLSLRQCSRLERLPESIHELKSLKCLYLSGCTKLNRLPNDLGNLTTLEELELEEIALVDIPTFVTSLINLKTLSFARCKMQNRSSIPLIHLSVFQKMTKLNLADCCIEVLPNNIGELFSLEYLYLDQNNFESLPVSIKDLSKLGELYIRNCQGLKSLPELPSNLLRMEAKNCISLESISGLPTLFLSMRDLIEGIDFINCFKLKLDMTDALLNIERNADVWYRPIVSLSLSLS, encoded by the exons ATggcctcttcttcttcttcttcttccatcaCTCCTAAAATAGAGTATGAGGTTTTCCTTAGTTTCTGTGGTGTGGACACCCGGAAAAAGATTACCAGCCATCTATATGAAGCCTTTTgtcagaaaaaaattaaaactttcattgatgataatCTTATCAGAGGAGAAGAAATATCCCAATCTCTCTTGAAGGCAATTGAACATTCAAAGATCTcggttatcattttctctaaaggcTACCCTGCCTCTAGATGGTGTCTCAAAGAACTTGAAGAGATAGTTAAATGTAAGAACAAGTATGATCAGATCATAATACCGGTCTTCTATGAAGTAGATCCATCTAATGTCAGGAATCAAACGGGAGATTTTGGGATTGCATTTGGTGAGCTGGAAAAgcgttttatggatgatttgGAGATGTTGCAGAGATGGAGGACTGCTTTGAGGGATGCAGCCAACCTATCTGGTTTTGATTCAAAAAACTACAG aaCAGTCAAAAGAAACAGAACAGCATTGAAGTTATTCCATATTTCCTTATATCGTTATTTATCGTCTCATTCAGTgtcctttttatcttttttactttttaggAATGAAGCATCACTTgtaaataatattgttgatgaaattttgAGAAGATTGGACTATGACTCCTCAATAATTCACACCAAGAACCTAGTTGGATTAGATTCATCAATCGAggagattgaaaatttattatgtatgAAGGGTGTTTGCAAAGTAGGAATTTGGGGCATTGGGGGTATAGGTAAAACTACTCTTGCTACTGcaatattcaacaaaatctTTGGACAGTTTGAAGCTTcttatttcattgaaaatattagagaagaattagagaaaaacGGAGGATTAAATGAGATGCGCCAAAAACTCAGTCATGCACTTTTTGGGGATATACATCCTAATATTGGATTCATCTTCCCAAGAGAAAGACTTAGCCGCAAGAAAGTTTTGATTGTGTTTGATGATGTGactacaaatttaaaacaaatagattttttaatggAAGTTTTTGACTACTTGAATTCAGAAAGTCGGATAATCCTAACGACAAGGGATAAACAAGTGCTGGCAAATTGTGGAGTGCATCATATACATGAGATGAAAGGATTAGCTTTTGATAAAGCTTTTCAACTTTTTACCCAATATGCCTTTAGAGAAAACAACCCAACAGAAGATTATATCGGGCTATCAACAAGTATAGTAGCATGTGTTGAAGGTCTTCCACTAGCTCTTAAAGTTTTAGGTTCCTTTCTATTTAAGCGAACAAAGAGAGAATGGGAAAGTGcgataaaaaacttaaaaagtaTTAATACTTATGGGGATATTCAGAAGGTGCTAAGAGTAAGTTATGAAGGATTACATGATAAAGAAAAGGACATATTTTTGGATATTGCCTGtttttttaaaggttataaAAGAGATCTTATAGAAGCAATCTTAAATACTCGTGACTTAGACtctcacatttatataaatgttctCATTGAAAGATCTCTAATAATTACTTCATTTGACACTataacaatgcatgatttacttGAAGAAATGGGTAGAGCAATTGTTCAGCAAGAATCAATTGATGATCCTGACAAACGTAGTCGATTGTGGGATTATGAGGATATTTTTTCAGTATTGAAGTATAATACG ttaatcaatatatattctCTTGATTATCAGGGAACTAGAGCGATTCGAAGTATACGCTTAAATACGTCTAAAGTAGCAGAGTTCCATCTAAATCACAAAGCTTTCAACAACATGCAAAACCTACGATTCTTGGAATTTTATGGGTCCGAACCTGAAAAAAATGTGTTTGAATCTGATTCCTCCGCATTGTGCCATAACataagattattgaaaaaacatagatccaaggatgAAAAGAAGGTGCATGGTTTTGAGGTCCTTAAATTTAGTTTCTCTGAGCTAAAGTACTTTTGCTGGGATAAATATCCTGCCAAATCATTGCCACCCAATTTTAATCCAAAGAACCTTGTCGCACTTTACATGCGCTAtagcaaagttaaaaaactttggACTGGTAATCAG aaacttgttaatttgaaacatattgATCTCAGTCACTCTAAGTGCCTATGCAAAATGCCAGATTTTTCACTTATCCCAAATCTTGAGAGCTTGATTCTGGAAGATTGCACAAATTTGCTTGAGAGTTTCTCATCTATTCATAATCTTCATAAACTTGTTATCCTAAATCTACGAGGCTGCAAAGGCTTTGACAATCTTCCAATTAGTGTTTATTGGAAATCTCTTCAAGAAGTTAATCTCTCCAATTGCTCAAATCTCAAGACAGTTCCATATCTCCCTTGTACAGTTGAAGTGTTATATCTAGGTGGAACTTCAATAAAAGAATTGCTATCAATAGAGCATCTACATAGACTAGTAAAATTGAGTCTTAGACAATGCTCAAGACTTGAGAGGTTACCTGAGAGTATTCATGAGTTGAAATCTCTAAAATGTCTTTATCTCTCGGGTTGTACCAAACTCAACAGATTGCCGAATGACTTGGGAAATTTAACAACTTTGGAGGAACTTGAACTAGAGGAAATTGCTTTAGTGGATATACCAACATTTGTAACAAGTTTGATTAACCTTAAGACATTGTCTTTTGCAAGATGTAAGATGCAAAACCGATCGAGTATCCCACTCATCCATTTATCAGTCTTCCAAAAGATGACAAAGCTAAACTTGGCTGATTGTTGCATCGAAGTTTTACCCAACAATATTGGTGAATTATTCTCATTAGAATATTTATATCTTGATCAAAACAATTTTGAGAGCTTGCCTGTGAGCATCAAAGACCTCTCTAAGTTGGGAGAGCTTTATATAAGAAATTGTCAGGGGCTTAAATCTTTGCCAGAGCTTCCAAGCAACTTACTACGTATGGAAGCAAAGAATTGCATATCTCTTGAATCAATATCAGGTTTACCGACCTTATTCCTAAGTATGCGGGATTTAATTGAGGGAATTGACTTCATCAAttgtttcaaactaaaattagatATGACAGATGCTCTCTTGAATATTGAGAGAAATGCAGATGTGTGGTATCGCCCTATAGTAAGTCTATCTCTCTCACTTTCTTAG